TGTGCGTCGGCTTCGGTCTGCACGGGAAACCGGCCGATGCCGATATCGACCCGTTCCACCAGGGCGCCGCGGGGCGCCGGCGAACCGAACGTGTCGTACGGCCAGACGCCCTCGTCGGGATCCAGCAGCCCGAAGTAGTCATCGCTCGTGAAAGACTTATCGGGTGTGAGCGAATCATCCGTTTCGTAGGGCGGGATCCAGTTGGTCATCTCGAGCTGTTCGCCGCCGAGGCCCCGGTAGTTGTAGTGGCCATCGCCAAAAAACAGCACGTATTCGAGTCGCTGGGCGTCGACCGGGGCGCGGTCGTACAGAAAACGGATGTAATCCCGGGTCGCGCGCATGTCCACCACGCCGCCGGAGAATTCGTTGAATACCTGGTCGATGAGGGTGACAACCGTCGGGATCCCATCAGCCTCGCGCATGGCGGCGAGTTCGTCTGCGTAGGGTTTAAAGATCGCGGGCGTCAGGATGAGAAACCGGGGGAATGACGCCAGGCCGTGCAGGTTCTGAGCCGACACCGCCGTGGCCTGGCCGGCTTCCAGCGGCTGCGCCACACTTTCGGTAAAGGCGATCAGCTCACGCGGGCGCGTCCCATCCGCCACTTCGATCTGCACGGCGTAAGCCGCACCGGAAGCTTGAACGGCCAACGGGCGAATGGCGCCGGGCTCCGTCACGTCCCACACCTGCGGCTCGGCCGTAAACCCGCTCAGCAGGAATTCATACCGGCCGGCACGGTTGAGCGGCGTCACAAACCGGATCGCGCCATTTTCGGCCGTAAGGCGCTGGGGATAGGTCACGCGCAGCCAGTCCAACGCCGCCTCGGGCGAGTTGGACTGCTGTTGCAGGGTCATCGCCAACGCAAGCCCGGCGCCGGCGTCGACGGTCTGCGAAAACGACACGGTCGTCAGCAAAGCGGAAGGTGTTTCCTGACCCGGGCGGACGGCGCCCGTGATCGCCTGCCCCAGCCGCTCGACGCCCGAGTCGAAGTACGCGAGCGCGGAAGGGTTGGACTTGATGGCCACGCGGGCCTGGTAGGCGACGACGCCGCCGTCAAATCCGGGCGGGCGCACACCCGCGAGGATGTCCAGCCGGCCCTGCGGGTTGATCGGGCTGCTGAGCCAGGTGAGGCCGCTGCCGTTCTGTTTGCTCCAGTTGAAGTCGTCGAAATCCACGAACAACCGGCCGTCCACCTGATCGACCACGTCGGCGTCTGGATAGGCCGGGAAGTCGCCGGCGACGACCCGCTGGCCGGCGGGAGCGGAAATCTTCAGGAAATAAGCGTTTTCGTTGGAGAACGGGTGCACGTAATGCTCCCACGCCCCAGACTCTTCACCGACGCGCCAGCCGCCGGGCGCCGCGCCATAAAATAGCAGCACGTCCGCATCGCCGAACGATCCATCGCCCCCGCCACGGACAAACACGGGGTTCTCGACGAGGTCGGCCGCGCGGGGAGCGCTGTTGAGCGCCGGCACCGGCGCGCCGCCGTTGCCGTAGATCTTGAGCTGGTTTGGCTCGATGGTCGCCGGATTCAGACCGATTCCGCTGAGGAAGGCGTTATCGATTCGGTAGATGCCTTCTTCGGTAACAGGGATCCGGAACACCGTTCCATCCGCGAGCACGCTCTGATCCACAATGGCGTGCGGGTTCAGCGCACGCGCCGCGAGCGCGTTGACCTGTTGCGCCGGCCGGGCGCCGTCGCGGTAGGCGACGTCGATACGCACCCGGCGATATCGACGCAGCGTGTTGGTCTCCGCGTCGTATTGGACAAACTGGACCCGAAGCGAAGCCACGGCGCGCTTGCGGTAGGTGCCGAGTTCATCGACGGTGGCAGTCGGCGTGGCAAGGGCGGTGATGAGCTCGGCCAAAGGCCCTGAATCCCCGAGGACGACCGGCAGCGTCACCTCGTCGAAGTCGGATGACACGACGCGGACCTCCGGTAGGGCGAGCGAGGGCAGGGTGAGGAGATCGGAATCCGAAAAGAGGCCGCCGGCGATCGCGGCGGCGACGGAAGAGGTGAGGGTGGTGGCCTTGAGGCTATCGAGTGTGGCGGCAAGTGGGCGATTCCAGGTGGCGTCGATCTCGATCGTCACGCCATTGGCCCGTTCCTCGACGACGCGGAACGCGGCATCCTGAGCAAGCGCCGGCCGGCAGAACGCCGCGGCGAGCAGGAGGAGTGCAAACGCGCTATAACGACCCGCGATATGTCGACACATGGTGCGATCCATCGAAATCCAGAACCTCGCCCTTCACCCGCGCCTGGCGGCCGGGTGGACAGGCAGTCCGCACAGAAGTCTGTGCAGGAAGGTAGATTCAGCTGTTACGTCGAAGAGACAGGCGAAGCACATGCGACGCCGCTTAAGGGAGTATCGTAACAGATTGATTTCGATAGGCGGGTAAAAAAGAGTGGTGGTAAACGAGTAAAAAACGAGGGTCCGTCCTACTTATTGACGGACGACGGCGGTTGATTTATGTGTTTGAGAACACCGCCCCCGTAGCCCAGGTTCCTGAGTGTATCAGGTGGGCTGGCGAGATCGTTACTGGGAGGTATCGGCGGCGTCGGCCCGAAACTCAAGCCCCGAGTTGGCGATCAGTTCTTTCAGCCGGACGATCCGCTGCAGCTCGGTATGGAGCCGGCGGCTGGACTCCTCCACGTCGCGCAGCGGCGCCATGAGATCGTCCTCAAGTCCCATCTGCCGCCCGATCTCGAGCAGCAACTGGGCGTTGCCGGAGAGGATGGACAGCGGATTGTTGATGTCGTGGTAAAACGAGGACAATCCCTTGCGCGTCTGCCCCAACAACTGCGATTGTTCGTACTCCCGTCGTGCCATCAGCCCCAGCCTGCGGAGAATCTTGCGATAGAGGGTACTCTCCAGATAGATTCGCACGGTGTCCGCCTCAATCTGAGCGTCCTGCGGGGCCACGAGGGTGGTCAGCTGTTCAAACAGCGCGCTCGCGGCCGGCGCCGGCGGGGCGTCCACCAGGGCAATGACGTCGATATCGACCAGTACATCTTCCCCGAGCGCCTCGAGGGTAGCCAGATCCACTCCCGGAGTACGGGTGTCGATCAGCAGTACATCCACCGCTCGCGTTTTGAACAGTGTCAATAGCGCCGGCACGCTGTCCACCGAGAGGGTAGTTTTGGCCATCCGGTGCCGATCCACAACCGCGGTGTAGCGGGCGGCGTCGGCAGAGGGGGCCAGGATGGCGAGGGTGTCGGCGCCGAAAACGTGGGGTTCGTCCATATCAAAACGCATCGAGTGGGCGGGGCGCATCCACCTGGATGCCGGCGTCCGTCCGTTTGAGGCTTGCGATTTCGACCGTCGGGTCGTGCTCGAAAAACAACTTCCACCCGCCGGCTACCGCCTCCTCCAGAAACGCCTCCTTTTCGCGGATCGTGTCCATGGGAAACAGGTCGTACGCCATATTCCACGCCGGAGGCAGGTGTGCGCTCGTCGGCAGCAGATCGGCCATGTAGACGAGCGTTTCCGCGCCGGCGCCGATCTTCACGAGCTGCATCGCGACGGTGTGGCCCTCGGTCGGGATGAGCTCGATGCCGGGCAGCACCGTCGTCCGCCCGTCCAGCAAGTTCAGCTGACCGGATGCGCCGAGCGGCTCCAGGTTGTCGTTCAGGAAAGAGTTGCGCTCGCGCACGTTCGGGATCTTGGTCCACTCCCAGTGCCGGCGTTGTACGTGGTGCACGGCGCGGTCGAACACGATCTCGAGCCGATCCCCCACGCGGCGCGTCGAGCCGCCGCAGTGGTCGAAGTGGAGGTGGGTGAGCAGCACATCGGTGACGTCGCTCGCCGAAAAGCCGGCTTTTTGGAGCGAAGCATGCAGCTCGTGCGTCGACCGATCGACCGAATAGATGTCGCCGAACTTGGTGTCGTACTTATCCCCAAGGCCGTTATCGATGAGCAGGAGCCGGTCGCCGGCTTCCACGAGTAGGCACCGCATGTGCATGGGAATCCGGTTCTTCGCGTCGGCGGGGATCTTGCGTTCCCACAACGGTTTCGGGACGATGCCGAACATCGCGCCGCCGTCCAGGGCGAACCGCCCGGTCTCGATCGTGTGGAGGGTGAAGGATCCCAGGTTGAGCATGGTGTTGGTCTACAATTCGCCGGACGGGAAGTCTTTAAAATGTCCGTTGCTCTGGACGCGTCGGCGTACATCTTCCACTTGCTCCACCTGGGGGATGAGCGCCTCGAGGTGGCGCGTCAAAAACCGGATGCGCTCGTTTTCGGAGAGCATCTCCAGCACGCCTTGCTTCTGGTCCCAATCCAGCCCGGAGTTGTGGGCGATAAAATAAGACACGCCGTCATCGTTCTGGTAGAGGTAGGGCCGCACGGTCCGGCCGGCCAGCTCCAACAGCCGCATATGCTGGGTGATCACGCGCTCCCGGAGGTCGATCTGCAACGGCTCGTCGGGCTCGACCACCGTTTCGACTTTCGCCGTCAGATAGCTGTGGGCTTCCATCAGTTCGATTACCCGAAACCGGCGCTCGCCGGTGACGACGATGTCCATCCGGCCGTCCTCGTATCGGGTTGGGATGGCGGTAATTCGCGCCGTGCACCCGATCTGAGCCATCTTCCCCTCGTTGGTGTACAGGATGCCAAATGGGGATTCCTTCGCCAGGCAATCCTTCACCATCTCCCGGTACCGCATCTCGAAGATATGCAAGGTCGTCTGCTCGGCCGGATACAACACCATGCCGAGGGGGAATAGAGGGAGCGTATAAGCCTTGGCCATGGGTCGTAACGACGGCAACTTCTGAGCGCGTACGGTCTGCCATCCAATGTGCGACAGCCCAAACGGTTTCACCGCAGCCGCCTGAGCGCCCAGAAGCCGGCCGCGGCGATAGCCCCCATGCCCCCCATGACCTCCCAGCGCAACAGGAGCGCCCCTCCGACGCCGAACATGAGGCCAAACAGCACCGCAAGCGCCGCGAGGGACCGTAGCAGCATGGGCCGCAGCGGGGGGGCCGGCGGGAGGTCATGCCGGAGCCGCAACGCCTCCCACCCGGGTCCGGGCGGGCGGATCGACCGGTAAAAACCGACCAGCGTGGCATCCGCCTCGGGGCGTGTCGCATACATGGCGGTCAGCCAGATCGCCGTCGTGATCCCGGAGATGACGAACAGGCGCAGGCCGAAGTCGGGAATCGCCAACGCCGGCACCAGCGACGTCGCCAGACCCAGCGCGAAGCCGGCCAGCATGGCGGCCAGCTCGGCCGCGGCGTTGATGCGCCACCAGAACCAGCGCAGGATGAGCACCATCCCCGGCCCGGTCCCCATCGCGATCACCAGCCGAAACACCTCGCCGATGCTGGTCGCGTAAAAAGCGGCCACAGCCCCGACGACGGTGATGAGTAGCGACGCCCAGCGGCCGAACACGACCAGCTCGCGCTGACTCGCGTCGGGGCGCATGAAGCGACGGTACAGGTCGTTCACAAGGTACGACGCGCCCCAGTTGATCTGGGTGGAGACGGTGCTCATGAACGCCGCCAGCAATGAGGCCACGACGAGCCCCAATACGCCGGCCGGCAGGTAATCCAGCATCAACTTCGGATACCCCAGCTCGCGATCCTGCAAATCCGGGTAGATGACCAGCGCCGCGAGCGCCACGAGGATCCACGGCCACGTCCGCACCACATAATGCATGATGACAAACAGCCACGCCGCCTTTTCGGCCTCGGCTTCCGTGCGCGAGGCCGCGAGGCGCTGGACGAATTCACCCCCGCCGTCGGAACGTCGGAAGGTCCACCACTGAAGCGTCGTGTAGGCGACGAAGGTGGTGAACGAGATACCGGCCGTGGCGCTCCAAGCTATACTAAAGACAGACCCGGCGCTCCACTCGATCGGTACGAAAGCCAGCACATCGAAGTCGGCCGCTTCTCGGGCGCGCTCTGCCAGCAGGGCCAGCCCGCCCACTTCCGGGCTCCAGATCGCGTAATACGCCACGGCCAGCGCGCCGCCCAGGGCCAGGACAAACTGGAAAAAATCGGTCGCCACCACGCCCCATAGCCCGGCAAACCCGGTATACACCAGCACCACCACCGAAATCCCTATTACCGTCAGCAGCTTGGGATCGAGCCCGAGGATCCGATCGTCCACGCTGAACCCCAGCCCCTCCCACACTCCGAGGGCGGCCACCACTTTCACGGCGGCCAGCATGATGTAGCCGATGCCGATGCAGTTGATCGGGACGGCGAACAGGAACGCCTTCACGCCGCGCAACACGCCGGCCGTTTTCCCGCCATACCGCCGCTCGATCAACTCGGCGTCGGTGATGATCTCGCTCCGCCGCCACAGCCGGGCAAAAACGTAAATCAGGACGACATGCCCGATCCCGAACGCCCACCACTCCCAGTTGCCGGCGATCCCCCGCGTCCCCACCACGCCGGCCACGTACAGCGGTGTGTCGATGGAAAACGTGGTGGCGGCCATCGACGTGCCGGCGAGCCACCAGGGCAACGACCGGTCCGATACAAAAAACTGCTCGATCGACTGCGTCCCCCGCCGCGCCAGGTACACCCCGACACCCAGCGTGGCGACCATGTAGACGGCGACGACAACCCAGTCGATGGCGATCATGGCGTTACTGGATGCCGGCGCTCATCGTCAGCATCCGCTCGATGGGCAGCAGCGCTTTCAGGCGCAGGTCCTCGTCCATCGTCAGCTCGGGTTGTTCGTATTTCAGGCAGAGGTACAGCTTTTCGAGCGTATTGAGGCGCATATGCGGGCATTCGTTGCAGCTGCACCCGTTCTCCGGGGGGGCGGGGATGAAGGTCTTTGTCGGATAGGCCTTTTCCATCTGGTGCAGGATGCCGGCCTCGGTCGCCACGATAAACGTGTCGCGGTCGCTCTGGCCGGCGCGGCGCAGGATGGCCGTCGTGGAGCCGATAAAGTCGGCATGCCGCAACACGGCCTCCTCGCACTCGGGGTGCGCCAGCACTTCGGCCTCGGGGTGGCGGATTTTCAGCTGCACGAGCTTTTGCTCGCTGAACACCTCGTGGACGATACATACGCCATCCCAGATGAGCATGTCGCGGCCGGTTTTCTTCGCGAGG
This region of Rhodothermales bacterium genomic DNA includes:
- the porU gene encoding type IX secretion system sortase PorU encodes the protein MCRHIAGRYSAFALLLLAAAFCRPALAQDAAFRVVEERANGVTIEIDATWNRPLAATLDSLKATTLTSSVAAAIAGGLFSDSDLLTLPSLALPEVRVVSSDFDEVTLPVVLGDSGPLAELITALATPTATVDELGTYRKRAVASLRVQFVQYDAETNTLRRYRRVRIDVAYRDGARPAQQVNALAARALNPHAIVDQSVLADGTVFRIPVTEEGIYRIDNAFLSGIGLNPATIEPNQLKIYGNGGAPVPALNSAPRAADLVENPVFVRGGGDGSFGDADVLLFYGAAPGGWRVGEESGAWEHYVHPFSNENAYFLKISAPAGQRVVAGDFPAYPDADVVDQVDGRLFVDFDDFNWSKQNGSGLTWLSSPINPQGRLDILAGVRPPGFDGGVVAYQARVAIKSNPSALAYFDSGVERLGQAITGAVRPGQETPSALLTTVSFSQTVDAGAGLALAMTLQQQSNSPEAALDWLRVTYPQRLTAENGAIRFVTPLNRAGRYEFLLSGFTAEPQVWDVTEPGAIRPLAVQASGAAYAVQIEVADGTRPRELIAFTESVAQPLEAGQATAVSAQNLHGLASFPRFLILTPAIFKPYADELAAMREADGIPTVVTLIDQVFNEFSGGVVDMRATRDYIRFLYDRAPVDAQRLEYVLFFGDGHYNYRGLGGEQLEMTNWIPPYETDDSLTPDKSFTSDDYFGLLDPDEGVWPYDTFGSPAPRGALVERVDIGIGRFPVQTEADAQVVLDKIKHYEDPVTFGAWRSVYTFLADDGPTGLSGTQNDFDLHLQNADVVADLIQDRYANINVRKIYASSFQRVFRNGFKIPEARDEIINALEEGTLVVNYSGHGGEDGLAQEEIFTREDAEALDNYDRLAIFVTATCSFGWWDLAGFQSGAEALLLNPTGGAVALMTTVRLVYTSPDSTSLNVGLNRRLTQDMFQLDVNGQPRRLGDILRITKNSSVGLQGNNRKFNLLGDPTMRMGFPGYQARVETVNGQSVIAQTAPLRALDRVTIDGVVTDATGQLDPAFEGPVVLSVFDAERQIPVPDQRWLARPYYTVREDLIWRGQVEARQGRFQAVFVVPKDISYSNQPGRISLYAASQSTHALGFTENVIVGGTSDNPPNDSRGPELSLFLNDTTFVSGGLTNANPQLIVKLFDESGINTVGAGVGHELLLIVNGDEAGALDIGNAFQSEENSYQRGAVTWELAEQEEGFNTLSIRAWDVLNNSSTATLDYLVADAQDLVLRNVFTYPNPTSGLTRFVFEHNQASNPLARVQVRIYTLTGRLIRTLETEDLLSGGPFQLEWDGLDEDTDPLSAGVYLYKLRVEMEREDGERHVSEHIEKLAVIR
- a CDS encoding histidine kinase dimerization/phospho-acceptor domain-containing protein — protein: MDEPHVFGADTLAILAPSADAARYTAVVDRHRMAKTTLSVDSVPALLTLFKTRAVDVLLIDTRTPGVDLATLEALGEDVLVDIDVIALVDAPPAPAASALFEQLTTLVAPQDAQIEADTVRIYLESTLYRKILRRLGLMARREYEQSQLLGQTRKGLSSFYHDINNPLSILSGNAQLLLEIGRQMGLEDDLMAPLRDVEESSRRLHTELQRIVRLKELIANSGLEFRADAADTSQ
- a CDS encoding MBL fold metallo-hydrolase, with product MLNLGSFTLHTIETGRFALDGGAMFGIVPKPLWERKIPADAKNRIPMHMRCLLVEAGDRLLLIDNGLGDKYDTKFGDIYSVDRSTHELHASLQKAGFSASDVTDVLLTHLHFDHCGGSTRRVGDRLEIVFDRAVHHVQRRHWEWTKIPNVRERNSFLNDNLEPLGASGQLNLLDGRTTVLPGIELIPTEGHTVAMQLVKIGAGAETLVYMADLLPTSAHLPPAWNMAYDLFPMDTIREKEAFLEEAVAGGWKLFFEHDPTVEIASLKRTDAGIQVDAPRPLDAF
- a CDS encoding LON peptidase substrate-binding domain-containing protein, which produces MAKAYTLPLFPLGMVLYPAEQTTLHIFEMRYREMVKDCLAKESPFGILYTNEGKMAQIGCTARITAIPTRYEDGRMDIVVTGERRFRVIELMEAHSYLTAKVETVVEPDEPLQIDLRERVITQHMRLLELAGRTVRPYLYQNDDGVSYFIAHNSGLDWDQKQGVLEMLSENERIRFLTRHLEALIPQVEQVEDVRRRVQSNGHFKDFPSGEL
- a CDS encoding sodium:solute symporter family protein gives rise to the protein MIAIDWVVVAVYMVATLGVGVYLARRGTQSIEQFFVSDRSLPWWLAGTSMAATTFSIDTPLYVAGVVGTRGIAGNWEWWAFGIGHVVLIYVFARLWRRSEIITDAELIERRYGGKTAGVLRGVKAFLFAVPINCIGIGYIMLAAVKVVAALGVWEGLGFSVDDRILGLDPKLLTVIGISVVVLVYTGFAGLWGVVATDFFQFVLALGGALAVAYYAIWSPEVGGLALLAERAREAADFDVLAFVPIEWSAGSVFSIAWSATAGISFTTFVAYTTLQWWTFRRSDGGGEFVQRLAASRTEAEAEKAAWLFVIMHYVVRTWPWILVALAALVIYPDLQDRELGYPKLMLDYLPAGVLGLVVASLLAAFMSTVSTQINWGASYLVNDLYRRFMRPDASQRELVVFGRWASLLITVVGAVAAFYATSIGEVFRLVIAMGTGPGMVLILRWFWWRINAAAELAAMLAGFALGLATSLVPALAIPDFGLRLFVISGITTAIWLTAMYATRPEADATLVGFYRSIRPPGPGWEALRLRHDLPPAPPLRPMLLRSLAALAVLFGLMFGVGGALLLRWEVMGGMGAIAAAGFWALRRLR